The window CGTCGATGCCGAAGAGGTGGTCATCCGGACGGCCGACGGCGAGGAACTCGTCTTCAGCGACCCCGAAGTAACTCGGATGGACGCCCGCGGTCAGCAGACCTACCAGATCGTCGGCGACGCCGAAACGCGCGAAGCGTCGGGCAGCGCGAGCGGTGCGGTCGAGGCCGGCGATGCGGAATCGTCCACGGACGAGATTCCGGATGCTGACGTGGAAATCGTCGCCCAACGAACGGGTGCAAGCGAAGACAAAGCCCGCGAGGCACTCGAAGCGGTCGATGGCGACCTCGCGGCGGCGGTCGAGCGACTGGAGTGACGATACTGCTCGTTCACGGCGACCGAGAGTATCTCCGTGACCCCGGCGAGGAACTCCAGA of the Haladaptatus caseinilyticus genome contains:
- a CDS encoding nascent polypeptide-associated complex protein; the encoded protein is MFGGGGGGLNPRKMQQMMKQMGIDVDDVDAEEVVIRTADGEELVFSDPEVTRMDARGQQTYQIVGDAETREASGSASGAVEAGDAESSTDEIPDADVEIVAQRTGASEDKAREALEAVDGDLAAAVERLE